Genomic window (Zingiber officinale cultivar Zhangliang chromosome 2B, Zo_v1.1, whole genome shotgun sequence):
TCCTGCGATTTTAATTGTTGGTCCTGGTCTTGTATCAGAGTTTCAGCCGCGTACAGTTTCTGAACCAGCTGGTCCATGGCTCTCTGATGCTCTAAAGCCTGCTGATCCCTACTTTGTTGGTGTACATTATCAGCCTGACTCTGCTTCTCCTTAAGCTCTTCAAGTTCTTGCTCAGTTAGGGCTAGGGACACTTCTAGACTATTTTTCCTATTGGTCAAAGATTTTATCTCCGCTCGTAGGGCATGGCTGGCCTGGGCAGGATCATTCAGTTGTAATTCCAGTTCAGCAACATGGTCTCACAACATCTTATTCTGATGATGGGTGGCATGGAAGGAATGGTTCATTATCATAGATTTTGCACAGGCCTGACATATGCAAGAAGTATCTGATCAGAGCAGGGAAAACAACAGTCGGGAAATTTTTGAGGGTTACCTTGATATATAACTCTGCAAATTGGTCTATCTGGGCCGGAGGAGGCAAAGAATCCATCTGTCGCAGGCTTTCTTCCCATACAGTGGCCAGACGACCTTTTATTTTCAGAGAGCTGGTGGGAACATCCGTTTGAGACCATAACTGTGTTTCAGAAGGAAAAGTAGTATAGTAGTCTTGATAAGTAAGCGGAGGGGGGCCGGAAGGACCCGCGGCTGAGCCAGGAGTAGCTGAAGGATCGGCGGTTGCACCAAAGGGAGCAGAAGATGGTCCCTGAGGGGGCTCCGCAGGGGGGGGGGGTAACTAAAGGGCAGATTGAAGGGCAGCCTCATCACCCTGAGCATGTTGCGCGCTGAATGGTTGAGTGAATGGGGGCTCGGCCTGATTACTGGATGAAATAGGAGGGTCATCTGCATGGCTCGGGATTGGAGGTGGAGTCACCTGGTGGGATGGGGTAAAGTCAGCTGCATGCGGAGGAGAAGGAATCGGAGAGGGGCACGAGTCTGGTATCGCGCGAGGGGCACCACGCCGACGCCTTTGAGATAGTGGCTAGACGTCAGAATCGGAGTCATCTGAGGGTGATCGAGCCCTGCGTCTAGAAGGACTGGAGACATTCTGGCTCAAGTGATCATTTGCAGCACGGGCTCGACGAGCTGCTTGGTAAGCATCACGAGAGGCAGAGCTGGTAAAGGGAATATTGCCTGTACCCCCACTAAGGCCCGTCAATCTTTCGCCAAGGCCCCGATCAGGGATATAAGTGGATCTAGGAGCACTAACAGGGGGCAATGGTGTTGATGGAGCAGGCCGGGCCGCACGGGGGGCCTGAGGGCAAGTGGGAGCCCGAGGACGCACGGGAGTAGCCGGCCGAGGACGGGAAACAACCCGGGGGCGAGAGGGAGCGGCCGATCGAGGGGCTCTAGCCGTCCGAGGGCGAGTAGGAGGAACCAGCAAAGAAGGTAGAGCAGCATGAGACCCTTGCCGATGGGGTCTGCGCGGAGGATGAGACGAGGAAGCCCTGCCGATGGAGGGTGAGAACGAGTGGGGAAGTGCTCTTCTCTCCAGGATAATTCGCCCTCGCCTCATTATCTCCATGTCACTCAGAGGGAGGGGATGAACCTCTGAAGCATAGGTTAGGATTTCAGCTGCATAGGGTAAAGGATGGAATTATTTTCCCTAGGCCTCCAGAAGAAATATTTATGCAGTAATGACAAAGCAGAAAGAAAAACTTACCCAGGGAGCGAGGCGTCTCTTGGGTCAGATGGCTCAGGCGAAAGTAGGATAACAGTTCCTCAGACAGTAGACGCATTAGATTAATACGCCAGCCGGCTAGGCGAGATGAGGCTTCCGAATAAGAGGCGTCCAGATGAAATTCACCCAGCTCGGGAGAGGATGAGAGTGATTGTTGCCATAGCAGAGGCCACTCCACGTCGCGAGGAAAAGCAATAAAGAAAAATTGGTTTCTCCAGCTAGGGTCGGAAGGCGGTAAGGAGGAGAAAAAATTAGTGCGAAGACGGGGTTGAAAATGAAATACGCCTTTTTCTTGGCGCCGTAGGGTGAAGAAACAATGAAATAAGTGGGCGGACCAGGATATTTCGCACACTTCGCACAGAATTACGAAGCCATAAAGGATTCTTATGGAATTTGGTGTCAGTTGCCCCAGAGAAATATGGAAATAGCGATTTATGTCGGTAAAGAAAGGATGTATAGGAA
Coding sequences:
- the LOC122048322 gene encoding predicted GPI-anchored protein 58, whose translation is MEIMRRGRIILERRALPHSFSPSIGRASSSHPPRRPHRQGSHAALPSLLVPPTRPRTARAPRSAAPSRPRVVSRPRPATPVRPRAPTCPQAPRAARPAPSTPLPPVSAPRSTYIPDRGLGERLTGLSGGTGNIPFTSSASRDAYQAARRARAANDHLSQNVSSPSRRRARSPSDDSDSDV